TGGCGGAGAAGAAAGGGCTAGAAACACAGTGCCCGAAGTTTTCAAGTTCAAGACAATCAAGACATTTTATTGGCGTTAACTCCACAGCTTTATGCCACACAGAGCATCTTTAACTCATTCTCTCCTCTCTGTTGCAGCTCCAAGAGTGTATCGCTTTCCTTTGTTTGACAAGAGCTTCTGTGAGGATCTGATGGAGGAGTTGGAGCACTTTGAGCAGTCTGCAGCCCCTAAAGGAAGACCCAACACAATGAACCAGTATGGGGTAATAAATTAAAACCTTCTGAAACTGCTGAAAAGACTCTATACCATCTCCTTAACTGTGCAGTTGTGGCCAGATgtttacatctttaatgactctAAAAACAAGATTTGGGGCCACAAGTTTGAATGATTATAGATTTTGTCTAATCTCACTGATGTCCAAGTGATCCATGCCAAGTGTACCTTCATACCATCACTGATGCTGGCTTTTGGATTATGCAGTGATAAGCTGTTTGCTGTTTCTCCTTTTTAGCTTGGAGGATTCAGCATCCAAGATTTCCCACAATGCTGTCTCAGTCTCAGGTTacgctttatttttttctttgtagatAGATTTTATATGGGGATTTAACCAAATACAAGTGGTTGGCAACCAGCTGAGTTGATTTGCTACTGCAGTGAGATGCATCATGCATACTCATGAGTTATTTCCAAACCTTCTCAGAGCGTCCAAATCAGGACATGATTATTTGGAGACGGCAACCACTAGCAATCCGTGCAGTCAAAAGTCATCTCAtggcactttatattttaaggtaaagaccctacaataatacagcgAAAACATTCAGACAAACTCCTGCCAGCAAGCACTTGGAGAcattgggaaggaaaaacttccttttaaccgTAAGAAACTGGACCCAGGCTCAAggaggagcagccatctgctgcaaccgagTGGGGATGATGGGAGGTTGCGGCTGTATGTGTAAATACTTgccaaaaaaaattacataaatgCAATTACTTATTTTCTAATACTTCACCGAATTAGCTTAAAACTTCATAGGAAGTTGTTTGTGTGTTACTTGGATATGCTGTCTTTTTTGTAGTTATAACAATTTAAGTggacagtttattttttattttttttatttttttttttgtctgtcccatttggttctttagccgtcagaattgttgtctgaagaccaacaaggataccaaatggatcatcatggcattgccgtattggtccatttgatcaacttttgttgttattatttattttattttcagtagttacagatgagacagacatgattgggggataggaaagggagaaagaaagagaggaaggaaaagaaaaacagaagggaagagggacagtgagaaagggcacttacaaagacaaagagaaaaaaaaatctcctggatcacctgttgagagaaaaagaatagaaaacaagcaaaaaaaaaacaaagcaacatactaaacacaacaccatcatgttaatctagctaagtgtaaacagcaataaatactaaatattgaatgttgttgtgcagcacagacagcgcacaatgtgctttgaagtagcagctaagaaaggtgtagtttatgtctacgaacagtgaacatccgtgtgcacacccgtgtggatcagcgcgcttgtatacagaaggtttccccatgtaacggtctgctagagggtgtggagggccatagccccgtcccccagggcatgaagcaggcatggaggagatccaggctccagacatccagggaccccagagtgcgagagcccaaggagtaccaccggaggggcatccgtgccaccctcctgggaagggctgaggagatccccagacgaggggtcacccagtagccacggagcagaagccagagagggctgcactggcgcgcccgccggctctgccggcagccagctgtgccagagtgaaccgagctgcaggccccgaggccggaggttcaaggcccccctttgccccggaagacgcctgaccgagcgacaggcaccaggccccgccaagtagccaccgggagtgagctggtgtatacctgagcgcccagccccggacaccaagaaccaccaatgcaccaacccctgagtgcatcagttaccggcagggagtgtggtgaggggagataggcctccgcactttggagggcctgggtgttcccagggaggtggagtctaagacctgacctgacatataaacacagacaaacaggcacacacagacacaaacatgctttcccaccctcatgcacacatatacaaacactcagcactcatccaacgtaggaatagacatatatgcacatgtacacacaatcgcactccccaaacatactctataccccgggtccaggtaccctcgcccccagagggggaaacagcacccagacccaagagatgtgaccctttccccccggggtggaggcaagcagaccgccccaggcctcgcagaagcagggaggccaatctgtcagccaacaccacctcccagccccccgccccgatggctggcagagaacgggggtgtgtgaagaccccatacctccctcctcccactcatgtgtagtgttgctgcgtgttgttctaaagtgcatttaaaacaggggagggcatggtgctgctgccggagagcagcaggtgttagcacggcccctcccgagaaccctcaatgtctacatggatttaagtGGACAGTTTAAATGATTTGGAAATTCCTGTATTTGTGCTTTTATTAACATTTCAGAGAGTGTCTCTATCAGTTTAGAAATAAAGCTGTATAAGTTGTCTTGTTGCTCTTCCTTGTGTCTTCAGATTCTCCTTAATGAGCTGGGCTTTGACGAGCACTTCATCACACCTCTCCGTGAACAGTACTTGCTGCCACTCACCTCCCTGCTTTATCCAGACTGTGGGGGGCGCTGTCTGGATAGTCACAAGGCCTTTGTGGTCAAATATGACATTAATGAAGATCTGGACCTGAGCTACCACTATGACAATGCAGAAGTCACCCTGAATGTTTCGCTGGGCAAGGAGTTCACTGAGGGCAACCTTTATTTTGGTGATATGAGACAGGTGATGCCCTGCTATGATTTATGacatgatgtttttgtttttgttgtgtacAACTAAAAACATatagatataaaataattaaaaaattatttgataCAAAAActattaattatagtttttgtatcaaataattttttaattattttatatctatAATTAATAGTTTTTGCCCTCTCTGTAGGTTCCTGTAAGTGAGACGGAGTGCTCGGAGGTTGAACACAGGGTGACTGAGGGCCTCCTCCATCGGGGTCAACATATGCACGGTGCTTTACCCATCTCTTCTGGTCAGCGCTGGAACCTCATCATCTGGATGAGAGCCTCACAGGAACGAAATAAACAGTGCCCCATGTGCAACAGGACACCCACATTGGTGGAAGCGGAGGGCTTTGCTGATGGCTTCACAAAACACTCTGAGCCACCACAGAACATCTCATGCGCGCTGACGTGATGCATCCAGTTCCTTTTGACTAAAGACTGCACTGGCTGATTATAGGAGGATGTTAAAGTGAATGAATTCTTATGAAGTACTATGACTCCTTTGAAATTGGGATGATTCTTTTATGAATATTAGTAATAGTcaattcagatttatttatatacagccaaatcacaacaatagttgcctcaaggtgctttatataaTAGAGAAAAGCcgaacaatcagatgaccccctccCCTGTGAATAACCACAttgcgacagtggggaggaaaaactcagttTGAACAGGAAGGAGGATTCTTGgggaggagcagccatctgctgtgaatagtaataatattaatattggGCTCAGACATTCAGTGTAGTGTCCCGTTTTATAATATTTTCTTGAGATAATATTGCCACTCAGTGTTTTGGGTGGAGATTTCCAGTCGTCATGGGATATTGCATTTTCAGAATCACCAATCAGATCtgataaaactgtttaaaacttTTGACTTTCTCCTAAAAGAAGGCTTTAAAATTCTCTCTTTGCCCTGGAAGTTTTTCTTCTACAAACTCTTTTGCTGTTGCACAATTGTCCTTTGGATTTCAGTCATCAGTAGCTGTCTCTTTTATTCAACAAAGTCAGAATTTGTACGGGGTCATCCACCATATATTAGATCAATGCATTTCTAAGAAGATGGCTTATTtgtttataaatgtatttatctgCAGGCTGCAGGAGTCTACATTGCTAATATTAAAGCCTTGTTGTATTTCACTATCAGATAAATGAGGTTTAATGTTTAGCAAAATGTGCCTCATCGGTCTTGGATCAGAAAGAATGAAAGCACTGCTGGAATAATCAACATTTGCTAAGCCACAGATTTGGCTGCGATACATCCCTGCTGTATATCTCTGAGGAAAAAACACACGCACAGTTTGAAATAATGGAAGTTTAATTACACAAATTCTGTTAGTTCATTAATATTCTTTGTGTGTAAATATCTTTGCTATGTGGTTGAAGTAATTAATTTCTCACACAGATTTTTTAAGAACACTAATATGAACCTGCTCGCTACATCTTACAAAATAAATGGATTCGTTTCAACAAACATCACAACATCATGGCCTTTTGGTTGTTTCTTTTTACTCCTGCTTGTGCTATTATAGTGTTGAACTGGGGGGAAATTGGGAGGTGGGGAGGGTCAGGTTCACTGTTGCATATTCAAACACACCAAAACACAAGTGCAACAAAGGCATGGCTCTGGTTGCTAAGGTATTGCTTATTTTCATGTCTCTTGCATTGAAATCCAATTCTGTACATGCAGGCTTATGAGAGCATAGTACAATACGTTTGGGCCTTGTATAGTGTGGATTTAGTGTAATTACAATGATAGTACAATATAGCTATAATAAGATACATTTTCACAACAAACACTATACAGATAAATATTTCCGCTTATTACAGTCCTTTACattatacacatacacaagtatATAGTTTTCAATGTACTATTCAGACCAATGTATGCCAAATGGAccagtttaaaataatattttaaaaaaaaacttatccAAGTGCAGTCTTAAGTGCAGTTATTGCATCAGTCCCATCTCACTGGGTTCAGCTGTCAGGTGTCTGTGCCATCCTGTGCTGTCTGCGGGTCAGCACTGGCTGCTTTCAGTAGTCTGCCCACGCTTTGTTTTATGTTCTTCAGTCAATGAGATATCGTGTCTCAGCTTTATAATGTGGTCTCACTGCTCATGTCACGGGGCCGGTGGTGGTCGATGTCTGAATCGTAATCTGACTCCATCTCGATCTTGACCTGGGGCACCGGGCACGGCATTCCTCGGCCCATGGGCATGGTCGGAGACGACGGGCAGGAGATCTTCAAATGGAGGGTGATGCTGAGAAGGGCAAGGTCCAGTTACCATACACACCAGGTACCATACACACCCATAGCCAAAGACACAGAGGTTCTACCAGGAGGGGAGGGGAATGTGGCGGAGCTTGGCTGTCAGACACGATGACTACAGCAGTTTAGGTTAGCGCTTAGCTAGTGAGTGAAATCAGTCCCAAAATATTGGCTGTTGCTCCCACAGGGAGTCAGCAGACTAGCTGATGGTTCCCACACTGTGAATGACATAGACTGTACCTACAATATGGTCTGAAAAGTAAAGTGCACTAAACTCGTATTccttctaatggccagcagaggGAGCCCTGGTTTCTAAATCAAGTCCAGTTGAATAGACATCTATGGGAAATGGATGGTGAATATGCTCATCTGGCTTTCATAAGAGGACTTCATTAACCACTGGGTGATGCTATAGTGGCCATGCCCATCTTTTATATGCAGCCTGTGGTTTAAATTAACCGTGAGCAAACATAGCTTGAATTTACTGAGTACAttggaataaaataataataaaacattctGCTTTTTTAGATGTTAATTTGCAATGATAAATTTGTTTTGACTCTGATATCaagtgtttttgagtttttgatTGTGCACTATTATGCATGCCTGCCTTTTGCATTATGTCAGCACATGTTGTAAAGATTTGTATACAAACTCACACAATAGCTTCAAAGGTCTGGCGATcagtgcattttgtgtttgtatAAATCCTTCAATAAAATAACGTCACAGAGAATTTATGTACTTCCACAGATGGCTGCATTTAAGCAAACAAGTTCACAGTGTCAATTCCAAACCATGCCTCTAATAAAGCAATGCAGACATGATGGGAACATTTGAATCAGCCACAAAAGGCAAACAGCCCAAAGTTACAGTATTTATGGTTAAATAACGTAAATGGCACTTTCAGTACAAAATGTATGCAATGAAACTTCTGTGAGGGACGGAGGCAGGTTGGAGAGCTGGGGTCTGACTACATATCACATGCAGGTGTGACTGATGTACTAGAGAGATTCAACAcatggaagaaaaagaaacaaccaAATGATGTATGCTGCACATGGATGATTATACAGTTGTGTATACAGAGGCCTACAATATATCCTCTCTATGTGCTAGATACACACAGGACTAAAAAGACCACACAATAACTTCTTCATCTAGTTTGACTGCTCGCACACTATGTTAAACTACACAACGAACACTGAAGGCTTTGAGATACATAGAAAACTACACTGCTTTAAAGGTGAGCAGTGAAGAGTAACAACATGCTGAGTTGTGTGTGCAGAGGGCAgctcagacacaggctgtcagACATTTAAAACATTACTCCGGATTACACTGTTCAGCACAACAATCATCTGCATTGCCTTAAAGTGCATGGAGAGGAGACGGAACTCAAACATGACACATGATGACAATCATGGGACTGCACATGTGTATGTTTACAAAACATACAGAGGAAAATACAGAAGTAATGAATTGAATTTCTTGTtaaaatacaggccatttaaagGGTGTGCAATAAGTCAGTGTATCAGTATAAAAAGGCTATGTGATCAATTTTCATGCGACTGAGTCTATCCAAGTATTTGCCAGTTTCCTGTTTAGTTTGATGAGCCATTCAGTTAAAGTTTCTTATTTTGTCTATGTTCCAGTTCACCCAAACTGCACAAACATGCAATTCCCTCTAGTGGTAATGAGCCATACAGGAAATCAGTGCAGtgtaacaaatacatttttttgcagGTATTCCACCCAAGAAATATTCCCTGCAAAAAAGAGGGGGGTGGGATTAATATAGCTTTAAATCAAAGGAGCTTACCAACTGGTAAAGTTGGAGctgcttttaattatttttgaacAACTGCATATCTTAATTTATAATAACACATCAAAGGGTATTTGTCagctatattttctttttataatccGAACCTGCAAATTAACAAATGCTTCTAAATGCTACCAGAAGTACATTACAAACCTTTGAGATGTTGTGGATAAAAATACTATAAGTTCTTCAAAATTGTGCTTATATGCAGGATTtaagcagtgtgtgaaattatGCTGAACGCACTTTCCTAGTTTggactgttttatgttttatgctaCATCACCTACCAAGTATCACTGATCCTTATGTATATTTTGTGAACTGACCCTTTAACTGTGCACTTTTTATGCAGACGATTGCACtttgacatatatatatatatatatatatatatatatatatatatatatatatatatatatatatatatatatatatatatatatatatatatatatatctgtgtgtgttaaAGAGCCCTGCGTGTGGCTGCAGCCTGGCAGTATGCTCCCCACtgagtctgtgtgacatcaggATAGATGAGGTCTTTGTAGGGGATGTGCAGTTTGAGAACACAGTACCTTCGATCCAAGTCTGACTCAGAGCTGGGTGAGTGGTTCGCGTAGCCGTGGTacttgtcctgcaagcaaacacatacacacacagtacagaCGGTGCGCTTCACACATTTATGTCATGGTTTGTCAGTCCTGTAGGGGGCTTGAGTTTCTCACCTCTTCCTCACTGTCATCAGGTTTgggcttcttcttctctttctccttctccttccccTTCTTCTTGTCAtcatccttcttcttcttctctttttcaggcAGGAGGTCATCCAGCCACGTCAAGTCGTGCTGGGAGAAGACCATGTCCAGCATCTTTCTGACCACCATCAGACCCAGGATCTGGTGtttgacacagagacagaccaACACAGAGACCTTGTTTCAGCTCCTGGTAACATTCATCTCATATATGAGTTATGCTGTGAATATGATTTTCTGGATGCCATGCATAGGTGATGTTAACGGGAATCACTGGTTGACACAGTAAAATCAGAGCAGTATTTACATACTTTAAAAACACCATTAAAACTATCGCTGGAAAAGATTCATGTAGTTTTAGCAGCAGCATCTGTGTTCTTCCATTTCAAAACACTTGCCTCTCAGCTCCATCCATCTCACAACACAGGATTCATTAAAAAGTTTGTGGTGCAAAAGGAAGTATTTCATCACACTTACCATAACGGGAAATATGATTGCCAAGAAGGTGGACTTGAGGACCCAGAGCACAGCCAGACATATAATCTGGATCAGAGTGAACAGGTGTACCCTCCTGAGAGGAACATGACGCAGGTAGGTGAAGTCAGGTTGGTGCTTGGAAGGCATCATGTACAACTTTATCCTGTCCCAGAACTGTGGAAGGCAATGACAACAAGAGGGTTGAGGGGCAGGAATTTAtgttaaatacaaataaacttaCAACAATCATGAATGCTTAAATTATTTAGAGCAGACTTGTATGTGTCACGGTTCTGCTTGTCCGTGCACTGTTGTAGGAGAAGCTCACAGAACTCTGAGCTACAGTTTTCTAAGTGTTCTTTCAAAATGTGCCTTTTAAATTGAGACACCTGAGTAACACAAACATTCGCCGACAGTGCAGTTCATTTACTGTTGTTTCACACATTGTGTCGAATtgaaaacctttttcttttcttttggattttttcatCTTTGCAGTCTATATGGACATAATGGTATCAGCATACCTGTTGGTTgttattgttacattttttgCTTAAAAGCTTTAAATAAGCCACTTCCCATCTGCTGTCTGTAACTCAATAAGTAAGCTGCCCAGCCACAAATTACTCAAATCATAAATAACACCAGCTGGCATACGCACGGTACCTGGATTCCACTGAGAGACGCTACACCCATGTAGAGGAAGACACCGTACAGCACAGGCATGGGGATGAACTGCAAGTGAAAGTACATGTCGGCCATAATTAAGACAGTTCACAGCATCACAATGAGAGTGAAATTCTGACTCTTAGCAAAAATGAGTGTAGATGTGTAGAGTTTGTAGACACAGCTCGCTAACCAAGCTAATAACGACCCAAACAGGGCAACTGAAAAACTACTATGGAGGCTTCAAAATGTGGGTACcttaaatttgtttaacataatttattgattcattaattttttaatttatatattgcACATTGTTATTTCATAATCCCAATTTATTGCACATATTTCCAGAAAGAATTTGTTGCCCTGTATGGAAAAGTAGTGAGCATCTTGAGTTTTGCcgataataaaaacaaatcttgaggaaacagcacagaaaaaaagacatgcTTCATATagcaattacaaaaacaaaaataaaaacatccatTATGCACCTCATACCTTAAGTACAGGAGCAAGGAAGATGGAGACTCCAGTGAGAACAAACACCAGTATGCCTGTCACTCTTTGTTCTCTGTATGTTTGACATTGATGGGACACAAGAGAGCATCAAGTCAGTTTCACAATGCTCTTGTCTACGTCAGCTACAAAGGATTTAGGACAGTGCTTCTGTAGCTCTGTGATGTTGGTAGTGGCGGCCTATTTGACAAACTGcactttcctttttatttctgaGCTCTTTGTTTTTACGTTACTGTGAACCGACCTGACCCCGAGGAACTGCGGCTGCTCTCCTGGAGCACTCGATTCACTCTCCATCTTCAGAGAGTCGA
This region of Pelmatolapia mariae isolate MD_Pm_ZW linkage group LG12, Pm_UMD_F_2, whole genome shotgun sequence genomic DNA includes:
- the ogfod2 gene encoding 2-oxoglutarate and iron-dependent oxygenase domain-containing protein 2 isoform X1; protein product: MTNEGKEKPRFYICDCFTTDNIFLEEYKLHVRFVSEKQFRLDYHALLKKLGCVTDEQFGGVLNKISQEVDRRKHLGVTSAQRAAAIKDIYQPLHPHVYHLQESYLASKFKQIVEYCQSDSATEEGLLGLLEEQVAPRVYRFPLFDKSFCEDLMEELEHFEQSAAPKGRPNTMNQYGILLNELGFDEHFITPLREQYLLPLTSLLYPDCGGRCLDSHKAFVVKYDINEDLDLSYHYDNAEVTLNVSLGKEFTEGNLYFGDMRQVPVSETECSEVEHRVTEGLLHRGQHMHGALPISSGQRWNLIIWMRASQERNKQCPMCNRTPTLVEAEGFADGFTKHSEPPQNISCALT
- the ogfod2 gene encoding 2-oxoglutarate and iron-dependent oxygenase domain-containing protein 2 isoform X2 encodes the protein MEELEHFEQSAAPKGRPNTMNQYGILLNELGFDEHFITPLREQYLLPLTSLLYPDCGGRCLDSHKAFVVKYDINEDLDLSYHYDNAEVTLNVSLGKEFTEGNLYFGDMRQVPVSETECSEVEHRVTEGLLHRGQHMHGALPISSGQRWNLIIWMRASQERNKQCPMCNRTPTLVEAEGFADGFTKHSEPPQNISCALT